The DNA sequence TATTAATGGTCTAAAATATGAATCTCCCCGGTAATGTTATAAATAGAAATGTACACAGTGGTAGAGGCCTAACTGATCCCCCCCCCCACTGTGGAGAAACTTAgggatttcattattttcatctgCTTTAATCTCATGTTTTTAATCAGTGGAAGATGGTGATATCATTAAGTATAGCCTGTACTAAATGTTTGGTGGAGATATTCATAAAAGTTGTTTCACATAGAATTATCATTCTTAGATTCAAATAACAAGCCATGTGATGGAGAAATAATGAAGGCATGTTAAGAGTTTGTTTTCTATagagtttcttattttatttgcttaccTCTCCCCTGCAAAACCCACCCCCACCAATCCCCACCCCTTTTGTAGCACCTGGAAATGGAGATGGTGGGAGTACCAGTGAGACACCTCAGCCTCCTCGGAAGAAAAGGGCCCGGGTAGATCCCACTGTTGAAAATGtaagattttaagttttttaatagGCTGTTAGATTTCTAGTCTAAGTCACAACAAGAAGTAATCATAGAACTTTGGTTCCCCAAAGCATTGCTAACATGCTTAACTAATGAAATTTCCTATTTTGGGGTAAGgatatatttgtatgtatctTTGTTTCCATGTGTAGCTCTAGATTATCCCTACTGTCATCAGTGTTTAAGACTATGTGTTAGATTGGGTAGACCTACGGGGTCACAATTGATGGTTTATTAAATTTCAGCATGGGTTAATAAAACCATGGCAAATACTATGAAATCCTATGAGTTTCACATATGTGTGCATGAATATAATAGTTTTAGGATTCCTACTTAAGTAGTATagtaatgtgttttatatatgcAAAGTTAGTGAATTTGTTAATAAGAGTTCTAATTGACATAACATTACTGAAGTTGAAGTTTCTAAGTAACAATAGTTACTAGCTATTAACTTACTAACTTACAAACATTGGTATGTTCTGAAAATAAGTACTTTGGGACAGATTTTGAAGACAACTTTTATGAACTAATGATGTTCCTTTATAGTTGTATTGGGGTGTTCATGTGAACATTAGCAATGAAtgggaaaactaaaaactaaGCCAAAATGCTCCATTTCCAAAAGAGGAAATTCACCAAGAATTTTTACCTTAACATAAACATGCACTAAAAAGTCTTTAAGAGTTGTTGTtaaagaaaggttttatttttatttcctctcttttttttttttttttttttactaggaaGAAACATTTATGAACAGAGTTGAAGTTAAAGTAAAGATTCCTGAAGAGCTAAAACCATGGCTTGTTGATGACTGGGACTTAATTACCAGACAAAAACAGGTAAGTTGAAAACTAGACAGATTATAAGCTCTGCTATGTACTTGTGAGCACAAAGAAGATGATACTTGGATTTTGAAGCATGactgataaataatattttatttgagagacTGAAAattacttcaggaaaaaaaagcacttggagaggaataaaatatgtaattattttatgacAATTTTAAAGAATGTTGGATATAGCAGATATTTGGAGGTTGCTGGGGCTGGAATAATTCATCCAGAAAAttaagagaatctttttttttttttttttttggtctgtcaTTGGAAAATGAATGATCTGCACATAGCATTCTCTGTAGAAGAACCTGAATCTCATTAAGGTTCTAGGACTCATTTTCTACTTTATATGATGGGACTGTTGAGTAGAGAGGGACATGTTAAACCTCACAATAGTTACTTAAATGCAGAATGAGAACACATTGATTTCTTTAAACAGACAAAAGGTGTAGGTAGGGCGGAGGTTATGGATGACTGATGATTGTGAGACTCAAGAGACTATAGATGATGTGGTCTTGGTCTGAATTCTGATTTGTTGGGAGGATTATACAGCTGCAGCTAAGCTGTCAAAATTTAAGCTATGAACACTCTCCTACTTAATAGCCATGGCCTCAGACAAGCTCCTTGGTCATtttgtgcctttgtttttaatacatttagTGGAATAATAGTCCCTACCTCATAGTATTGATAACGAGGACAAGAAAGGCAGTTCTGTTGCTGCTTCAGAGTGAGTCTAGCACATAAAATGCTAACAGTAAATAATGCCTTCATAATATCATTGAAATGTGGTGTATTCTATATGTATGACCAGCAGATTATCAGTTTTAGAGTTGTATCTTcaggggcttgggatatagctcagttggtagagtgcttgcctcaaatgcagaagaccctgggttcaatccccagcacccccccccccaaaaaaaaaaaaaagctgtatcaTCAGTAATGATAGTCACTAGCTTATGTAATTGGAGCTAAATATAATTATGATTGTAGTTCTTAGCAGTGTTATCCATGTTTCAAGGGCTGAATAATAATGCCTTCTCCTATTTTGAAACTTTTGTTGCATGAAAGCTTACCAGTATgatttttcacagaaaaagaatatttttatttacgcagatttttgttttgtttgcatagCTCTTTTATCTTCCTGCGAAGAAGAATGTGGATTCTATTCTTGAGGATTATGCAAATTATAAGAAATCTCGAGGAAACACAGATAATAAGTAAGAATTAACCCCTTTAATACTCAGAGAAtctttttcttaagtatttttattcccaaataatctccaaagttatattttttgaatattagTACCATCAGTAGAATTTCACTGGTTTTATTCAGGGCTGGCAAACTTTTTTCCTAAAGGTTCAAATAGTGAATATTTTAGGTAAAATTGAAGCAGTTGTATAGGTACTTAtggaatcatttaaaatttaaccatttgaaattataaaaatcctCTTATTTTGAGGGCCAAACTTGGCTTCAGCATATATCTGAAACTTATTTTATGTATCcttgatttattatttaaaaaagaaaaaaaatctctcttagcAGTAGTTTGTTGTCACTACTAGTTTGACCTTGAATTCCTTACCCTTGTGTTGGTTGGAttagtttctttttcagttttcggtgacCAGTTGTGGAAATAAatggtttttgttcattttcagggAGTATGCTGTTAATGAAGTTGTGGCAGGAATAAAAGAATACTTCAATGTAATGCTGGGCACTCAACTGCTCTACAAATTTGAGAGACCACAGTATGCTGAAATCCTTGCAGATCATCCTGATGCACCCATGTCCCAGGTGTATGGAGCGCCACATCTACTGAGATTATTTGGTAATATACCTTttggaaaatgtgattttatttattagcttttttttttttttaaagagagagtgagagaggagagagagagagagaatttttaatatttattttttagttctcggcggacacaacatctttgttggtatgtggtgctgaggatcgaacccgggccgcacgcatgccaggcgagcgcgctactgctgagccacatccccagccccccctatTTAttagcttttaataatttttttttgtgttccCTAAATGAGTGAGGGGGGTAAAATCATTAACATCCTAAACCCTGACTACAGGGGTTAGGAGTATGGCtgagtggtagattgcttgcctaccatgcaggagaccctgggtttaatgcccagcaccacaaaaatgggaGGGACAAATCTGCACAGGTTCATTGCAATTTGAACTCTTGTCTAAAGGTTAAATAgcaaaacttgttttaaaatcatgtaattttcaaattttgatgGTTGTATTTGCTCACATAATTGAATTGGGATTATGTTGCTGCTTTATATATAACTTTGctaaattcttttgtttctgtagtACGAATTGGAGCAATGTTGGCCTATACACCTCTGGA is a window from the Urocitellus parryii isolate mUroPar1 chromosome 6, mUroPar1.hap1, whole genome shotgun sequence genome containing:
- the Morf4l1 gene encoding mortality factor 4-like protein 1 isoform X2, which produces MAPKQDPKPKFQEGERVLCFHGPLLYEAKCVKVAIKDKQVKYFIHYSGWNKNWDEWVPESRVLKYVDTNLQKQRELQKANQEQYAEGKMRGAAPGKKTSGLQQKNVEVKTKKNKQKTPGNGDGGSTSETPQPPRKKRARVDPTVENEETFMNRVEVKVKIPEELKPWLVDDWDLITRQKQLFYLPAKKNVDSILEDYANYKKSRGNTDNKEYAVNEVVAGIKEYFNVMLGTQLLYKFERPQYAEILADHPDAPMSQVYGAPHLLRLFVRIGAMLAYTPLDEKSLALLLNYLHDFLKYLAKNSATLFSASDYEVAPPEYHRKAV